From a single Nicotiana tabacum cultivar K326 chromosome 8, ASM71507v2, whole genome shotgun sequence genomic region:
- the LOC107761082 gene encoding calmodulin calcium-dependent NAD kinase: MLKYSYGKVVASHILVASLVGIISAFAMHLHKSSKSKSKSSKVDDNQININLLAPILDRTESGRAGKLEKFSHYVARQLGFKDENECPRLGELVQEYLRRSKGCDNTIFEYFANEEDAESLYVKLENELERCILAYFAFHWSKASIFISQVLSVDSDQKRLKDLVLAATRKQRFEKITKDLKVTRVFSTLVEEMKAIGTVSSKGDSKCTDVMVPVAHSQRSPVLLLMGGGMGAGKSTVLKDILKQSFWSEAAANAVVVEADAFKETDVIYRALSSRGHHHDMLQTAELVHQSSTDAASSLLVTALNEGRDVIMDGTLSWVPFVEQTIAMARNVHKHRYRMGEGYQVAEDGTVTEKYWEQVEEEQGEEAKITKPYRIELVGVVCDPYLAVVRGIRRAIGTGRAVRVKPQLKSHKRFANAFPKYCDIVDNARLYFTNVLDSKPTLIAWKDGENKMLVEPEDIKCLEMVRNVNEEAESIYELYPKDELTQPGSVWNDMVLLPTRSILQQELKAAIGKIENRPKLLEALKTD, from the exons ATGCTGAAAT ATAGCTATGGAAAAGTGGTTGCTTCACATATATTGGTTGCAAGTCTTGTGGGAATTATCTCTGCTTTCGCCATGCATCTTCACAAATCTTCTAAATCTAAATCCAAATCTTCCAAAGTTGATGATAATCAAATAAATATAAATCTCCTTGCTCCTATTTTGGACAGAACTGAATCTGGTCGTGCTGGTAAACTCGAAAAATTTTCCCATTATGTTG CAAGGCAACTGGGGTTTAAAGATGAAAATGAGTGTCCTCGCTTAGGAGAGCTAGTACAAGAATATTTAAGGAGATCCAAAGGTTGTGATAATACCATTTTTGAATACTTTGCTAATGAAGAAGATGCTGAATCTTTGTATGTAAAGTTGGAGAATGAATTAGAGAGATGCATTCTTGCTTATTTTGCTTTCCATTGGAGTAAAGCTTCTATCTTCATTAGCCAG GTGTTAAGTGTTGATTCTGATCAGAAAAGACTCAAGGATTTGGTGCTGGCAGCTACAAG GAAGCAGAGATTCGAGAAGATAACAAAGGACTTGAAAGTGACAAGGGTATTTTCAACGCTGGTAGAGGAGATGAAGGCCATTGGAACAGTGTCATCAAAGGGAGACTCCAAATGTACAGACGTTATGGTCCCTGTGGCTCACAGTCAACGAAGCCCAGTTCTCCTCCTCATGGGTGGTGGCATGGGTGCTGGCAAATCCACTGTCCTCAAAGACATCCTCAAACA GTCATTTTGGTCCGAAGCAGCTGCAAATGCAGTGGTGGTAGAGGCAGATGCTTTCAAGGAAACTGATGTAATTTACAGAGCCCTTAGCTCAAGAGGTCATCATCACGACATGCTTCAAACTGCTGAATTG GTACATCAAAGTTCAACAGATGCAGCATCGTCCCTACTAGTCACAGCTCTGAACGAAGGGCGCGATGTTATAATGGATGGAACCTTATCATGGGTGCCATTTGTTGAGCAGACAATAGCCATGGCAAGAAACGTACACAAACATCGGTATCGAATGGGGGAAGGGTACCAGGTTGCAGAGGATGGGACAGTTACTGAAAAGTATTGGGAACAAGTTGAAGAGGAACAAGGAGAAGAGGCTAAGATCACTAAACCTTACAGAATTGAATTGGTGGGAGTTGTATGTGATCCTTACCTAGCTGTTGTTAGAGGCATCAG GAGAGCTATAGGAACAGGGAGGGCAGTTAGAGTGAAGCCTCAACTGAAATCTCACAAGAGATTTGCAAATGCATTTCCTAAGTACTGTGACATTGTTGATAACGCCAGGCTCTACTTCACCAACGTTCTAGACTCAAAACCAACA TTAATAGCATGGAAAGATGGAGAGAATAAGATGTTGGTGGAACCGGAAGACATCAAATGTTTGGAAATGGTAAGAAATGTGAATGAAGAAGCAGAGTCCATATACGAACTCTACCCAAAAGATGAATTAACGCAGCCTGGTTCAGTTTGGAATGACATGGTTTTATTACCTACTAGGTCTATTCTCCAGCAAGAGCTCAAAGCTGCCATTGGAAAAATTGAAAATCGGCCAAAATTGCTTGAAGCTCTTAAAACTGATTAG